A window of Sulfurimonas gotlandica GD1 contains these coding sequences:
- a CDS encoding TRAP transporter small permease subunit — MIDNGIKYLGYFTALILALLVLLVVYDATARYLFSTGSIALQELEWHLFDVIILFGIAYTLKENAHVRVDIFYATYSEKTKVIVNIISSLFFILPFSFLIIYIGIDFVALSFSQNEASSNPGGLEYRFLVKALLPLSFAFLALVAFKDLKSNYIKWKSL; from the coding sequence ATGATAGATAATGGCATAAAGTATTTAGGGTATTTTACAGCTCTTATCTTAGCTCTGCTGGTCTTGTTAGTTGTTTATGACGCAACTGCAAGATATCTCTTCTCAACAGGCTCTATTGCTCTTCAAGAGCTAGAGTGGCATCTCTTTGATGTGATTATCCTCTTTGGTATCGCTTACACTCTAAAAGAGAATGCTCATGTAAGAGTAGATATATTTTATGCAACTTATAGTGAGAAAACAAAGGTAATAGTCAACATAATCTCTTCACTATTTTTTATACTTCCTTTTTCATTTCTTATTATCTACATAGGCATCGATTTTGTGGCTCTTAGTTTTTCTCAAAACGAAGCTTCTTCAAATCCTGGTGGCTTAGAATACAGGTTCTTGGTTAAAGCTCTTTTGCCACTATCCTTTGCTTTTTTAGCGCTTGTAGCTTTTAAAGATCTCAAATCAAACTACATTAAATGGAAGTCGCTGTGA
- a CDS encoding TRAP transporter large permease: MIALFMFIVVLALLLVGIPVAFVFGSVAIAFAFLIPGLGFEVFDILPFRIYGIMSNTTLMAVPLFITMGLVLEKSKMAERLLVSMSAMFRDVRGGLAVSVVLVGAMLAASTGIVSASVVMMSVIALPLMLKAGYDKGLASGTVAASGTLGQIIPPSIILIILGDVMSVSVGELFMGAVLPGLVLVGLYIAYILIRSYFSPEIAPIPKNIKEVSTKEIIISIVPPLLLMVSVLGSIFAGIASPTESAAFGVVGALVLSYINKSLNMEMLKYASLESVKLSGMIFMILIGATAFSLVFNELGGTDLIVDFFHEDIGDVWVFIAIAMISIFILGFFIDFIEISFIIVPILVPVMEGFGIDPVWFAVLIALNLQASFLTPPFGLSLFFLKGAAGDTIKTMEIYKGIIPFILLQLLGLGLVILFPDLVFAFL; the protein is encoded by the coding sequence GTGATAGCTCTGTTTATGTTTATAGTAGTTTTAGCACTGCTTCTTGTAGGAATACCGGTAGCTTTCGTTTTTGGAAGTGTAGCTATCGCTTTTGCATTTCTAATTCCGGGACTTGGATTTGAAGTTTTTGATATCCTGCCCTTTAGAATCTACGGAATCATGTCCAATACAACTCTTATGGCAGTTCCTCTTTTTATAACAATGGGTCTAGTTTTAGAGAAATCAAAAATGGCTGAGAGACTTCTAGTATCTATGAGTGCAATGTTTCGTGATGTTCGTGGAGGACTTGCTGTAAGCGTAGTCCTAGTTGGAGCAATGCTTGCAGCATCTACAGGTATAGTATCAGCATCTGTTGTTATGATGAGTGTTATAGCGCTTCCTCTGATGTTAAAAGCAGGGTACGACAAAGGTCTTGCATCTGGTACTGTAGCAGCATCTGGAACTCTAGGACAGATTATACCCCCATCTATCATACTTATCATTCTTGGTGATGTTATGAGTGTAAGTGTCGGTGAGCTTTTTATGGGTGCTGTTTTGCCTGGGCTTGTTCTTGTAGGTCTCTATATAGCTTACATACTTATCCGTTCTTACTTCTCTCCTGAGATTGCACCAATCCCAAAGAATATAAAAGAAGTCTCAACAAAAGAGATAATTATCTCAATAGTTCCTCCTCTACTTTTGATGGTTTCTGTTTTAGGAAGTATATTTGCGGGTATAGCATCTCCTACCGAATCAGCTGCTTTTGGTGTAGTGGGCGCTCTTGTTCTTAGTTACATAAATAAATCACTTAATATGGAGATGCTAAAGTACGCATCTTTAGAGAGTGTAAAACTAAGCGGTATGATATTTATGATTCTAATCGGAGCTACAGCCTTTTCTCTAGTATTTAATGAGCTTGGCGGTACAGACCTTATAGTAGATTTTTTTCATGAAGACATAGGTGATGTATGGGTTTTTATAGCTATTGCAATGATAAGCATCTTTATACTGGGCTTTTTTATAGACTTCATAGAAATATCGTTTATCATAGTACCGATACTTGTTCCTGTTATGGAAGGTTTTGGCATCGACCCTGTCTGGTTTGCAGTTCTTATAGCACTAAATCTTCAAGCCTCATTTTTAACACCGCCTTTTGGACTCTCTCTCTTTTTTCTAAAAGGTGCAGCAGGTGATACAATAAAGACCATGGAAATATACAAGGGAATCATCCCTTTTATACTTTTACAACTTTTAGGGTTAGGTTTAGTTATACTTTTCCCAGATTTAGTTTTTGCATTTCTTTAA
- a CDS encoding HIT family protein: MQDILYAPWRDEYITGKRIDGCVFCHIRSHADDDNDLHVLYRDEHCFIVMNVYPYTPGHFMIIPHMHTDKLEDLPAETWLHMSALAQKGVRLLKEGLKSQGVNIGMNLGKAGGAGIAEHVHMHLVPRWERDTNFITSVAQTRVYSTDFDKIYQKIKSLIPKYIDAN, encoded by the coding sequence ATGCAGGATATTTTATACGCACCATGGCGAGATGAATACATAACTGGAAAAAGAATTGATGGTTGCGTCTTTTGTCATATCAGATCTCATGCAGATGACGACAATGATTTACACGTTCTTTACAGAGATGAACACTGCTTTATAGTTATGAATGTTTATCCATATACCCCAGGTCATTTTATGATTATTCCTCACATGCATACTGATAAACTTGAAGATCTTCCTGCTGAGACTTGGCTACATATGAGTGCTTTAGCTCAAAAAGGTGTGAGGCTTTTAAAAGAGGGTCTAAAGTCTCAGGGCGTAAATATAGGTATGAATCTTGGAAAAGCTGGTGGAGCAGGAATAGCTGAACATGTTCATATGCATCTAGTTCCTAGGTGGGAGAGAGATACTAACTTTATCACTTCTGTTGCTCAGACAAGGGTCTACTCAACTGACTTTGACAAGATATATCAAAAGATTAAAAGTCTCATTCCAAAATATATAGATGCTAACTAA
- a CDS encoding M23 family metallopeptidase — MLTKFVYLLLILQLSLSATEYPKSFAKMGTPLFKSTQTINKLSNIEFSKEYLKSVNKAIESGFAVDKSNNDKDKKKYLFELRELQKQYNKFLHQLHKNIEASIKDKDYDTFYELISYELDGLLNSRALLKRSIEFYKANKNKKRSEYLDKKINYKKMIKASSSVVYTKVTKATYNPSNKGVKNRSVDLFVKKSSKYIAVFARNKNPYSITINVKGEYKNLGYADVAHTFSLKPDSTKEYIKLYKRNGSYTYSFSYSWIKGSMDAKHDDSYQYRLPFARGTSKVVSQGYNGSSTHKGASSYAVDFIMDIGTKIYAARGGVVVDVKEDSNKVGYSESFAKHGNFVTIEHDDATFATYYHLKKFGAYVKVGESVNRGDLIGYSGNTGYSSGPHLHFQVYKTTDARSTESIPVKFLTDDGVIIKPKNGSLYTAK, encoded by the coding sequence ATGCTAACTAAGTTTGTATACCTTTTATTAATCTTACAACTCTCCCTAAGTGCTACGGAGTATCCAAAAAGCTTTGCAAAGATGGGAACTCCACTTTTTAAATCAACTCAGACAATAAATAAGTTATCAAATATAGAATTTTCAAAAGAGTATCTGAAATCTGTAAACAAGGCTATAGAAAGTGGATTCGCAGTAGATAAATCAAACAATGATAAAGATAAAAAGAAATATCTCTTTGAGTTAAGAGAACTACAAAAACAATACAACAAATTTTTACATCAACTACACAAAAACATAGAAGCTTCTATAAAAGACAAAGATTACGATACATTTTATGAACTTATATCTTATGAGTTAGATGGACTTTTAAATAGTAGGGCTTTACTAAAGAGATCTATAGAATTTTATAAAGCTAACAAAAATAAAAAAAGAAGTGAGTACTTAGACAAAAAGATAAACTATAAAAAGATGATAAAAGCATCAAGCAGTGTCGTTTATACAAAAGTAACTAAAGCTACTTATAACCCATCTAATAAGGGTGTGAAAAATAGAAGTGTTGATCTCTTTGTTAAAAAATCATCAAAATATATAGCTGTTTTTGCACGTAACAAAAATCCATACAGTATTACAATAAATGTAAAAGGAGAGTATAAAAATTTAGGTTATGCTGATGTAGCTCATACTTTTTCACTAAAACCTGACTCTACAAAAGAGTATATAAAACTATATAAAAGAAATGGTTCCTACACATATAGTTTTAGTTATAGCTGGATTAAAGGCTCAATGGATGCCAAACATGATGACAGTTACCAGTATAGACTTCCATTCGCTAGAGGTACATCAAAAGTAGTCTCACAAGGTTACAATGGAAGTAGTACACATAAAGGTGCAAGTAGTTATGCAGTAGATTTTATTATGGACATCGGTACAAAAATATATGCTGCAAGAGGTGGTGTTGTAGTCGATGTAAAAGAGGATTCAAATAAAGTAGGTTACAGTGAATCTTTTGCAAAACATGGAAACTTTGTAACTATAGAGCATGACGATGCAACATTTGCTACATACTATCATCTGAAAAAATTTGGTGCATATGTAAAGGTCGGAGAGAGTGTAAATAGAGGAGATCTTATAGGTTATTCAGGAAACACAGGCTACTCAAGTGGACCTCACTTACACTTTCAAGTATACAAAACAACAGATGCTAGAAGCACAGAGTCTATTCCTGTTAAGTTTTTAACAGATGATGGTGTTATTATAAAACCTAAGAATGGAAGTCTGTATACAGCTAAGTAG
- a CDS encoding globin domain-containing protein, translating into MQELSQKHIDIIKESAELITANDLKITNKMYEILFYKYPHLEMLFENAPDNQFMKLAEALSLYAVNIDKIEKLIPALELIAIKHVEVNIRPGHYSMVGMALIEAIEEVLGKMAPIGFIDAWREVYKYVSDILIEMENKLYKELK; encoded by the coding sequence ATGCAAGAACTCTCGCAAAAACATATAGACATAATAAAAGAATCCGCTGAGTTAATCACAGCTAACGATTTAAAGATTACAAATAAAATGTATGAAATTCTATTTTATAAATACCCACACTTAGAGATGCTTTTTGAAAATGCTCCTGATAATCAGTTTATGAAGCTTGCTGAAGCGCTCTCTTTATATGCTGTAAATATAGACAAGATAGAAAAGCTGATTCCAGCCTTAGAGTTGATAGCTATAAAGCATGTAGAAGTAAATATTCGTCCAGGACACTACTCTATGGTAGGTATGGCTCTGATTGAAGCAATAGAAGAAGTTCTAGGTAAAATGGCTCCTATAGGTTTTATAGATGCATGGAGAGAAGTTTATAAATATGTTTCAGATATATTAATTGAGATGGAAAATAAGCTATATAAAGAGTTAAAATAG
- a CDS encoding response regulator transcription factor, producing the protein MINILMIEDDPEFSLFLGEYLEKYNINITNYQDPFLGLSSGIDKYDLLILDLTLPGIDGLEVCSEVTKKYNIPIIISSARSDSTDKIMGLQMGADYYLPKPYDPKEMYAVIQSLLRRIKKNNNPITQSDFTYDRSNFKITFKEEDLALTRAECEVMLCLLKNKNSVVSREQIVESCDSLSDSYSKSLDVIIGRLRTKLGDDSKNPSYLHSVRGLGYKISQ; encoded by the coding sequence ATGATTAATATTTTAATGATTGAAGATGACCCAGAGTTTTCTCTGTTTCTGGGAGAATATCTTGAAAAATACAATATTAATATTACAAACTATCAAGACCCATTTTTGGGTCTGAGTTCTGGTATTGACAAGTATGATTTACTTATATTAGATTTAACTCTTCCAGGAATAGATGGCTTGGAAGTTTGTAGTGAAGTAACAAAAAAATATAATATTCCAATCATTATCTCAAGTGCAAGAAGTGACTCTACAGATAAAATAATGGGCTTACAAATGGGAGCTGATTATTATCTGCCAAAGCCCTATGATCCAAAAGAAATGTATGCTGTCATTCAAAGTCTCTTAAGACGGATAAAAAAGAATAATAATCCCATCACTCAAAGTGATTTCACATACGATAGGTCCAACTTTAAAATTACGTTCAAAGAAGAAGATTTGGCACTTACCCGTGCAGAGTGTGAGGTAATGCTTTGCTTATTGAAAAACAAAAACTCAGTTGTCTCTAGAGAGCAGATAGTTGAGAGTTGCGATAGTTTGAGTGATAGTTATTCAAAAAGTTTGGATGTGATTATCGGCAGACTTCGTACAAAGCTAGGTGATGACTCAAAAAATCCAAGTTACCTGCACTCAGTTAGAGGCTTAGGATATAAGATTTCACAATGA
- a CDS encoding ArsS family sensor histidine kinase, with protein MTLSLKAKITIVFIFLFILLVLVALPFHRMQESKANENVINDYERLMHHIKRERLDRESVAKYLKNLNFTQVENPKHIFDNLDKLIIRRGGFETFMVEDRYYLHILAPHFRILFKDESNKFERSFIDVYIFLFVGLLFIFIYYLIIKNINDTQHQLKSRQLFLRTVMHELKTPIAKGRIVSELIDDEKQKNRIITIFEKLNFLIDDFAKVEQIVSNNYELNMYPCGIDTIVQKSIEMLMLDKEDDISLENISTNKIKVDLDLFSLALKNLIDNGLKYSTDTKIVIRQESNRLLFISNAKVLNKPLEEYFKPFHNDTKLKNHGMGLGLYITHSIVQMHGMKLDYEHKGNQNIFKVVFNSL; from the coding sequence ATGACACTATCATTAAAAGCTAAGATAACAATTGTATTTATTTTTTTATTTATACTACTAGTATTAGTAGCTTTACCATTTCACCGCATGCAAGAAAGCAAAGCAAATGAAAATGTGATTAATGACTATGAAAGATTGATGCATCATATTAAGCGAGAGAGATTAGATAGAGAGAGTGTTGCAAAATATCTGAAAAATCTAAATTTTACACAAGTTGAAAATCCAAAACATATTTTTGATAACCTAGATAAACTAATAATTAGAAGAGGCGGATTTGAGACCTTTATGGTAGAAGACAGATACTATTTACATATATTAGCTCCCCATTTTAGAATCCTTTTCAAAGATGAATCAAATAAGTTTGAGAGAAGTTTCATAGATGTTTACATTTTTCTTTTTGTTGGACTGCTCTTTATTTTTATCTACTATCTTATTATAAAAAATATAAATGATACACAGCATCAACTAAAATCTAGACAACTATTTTTGAGAACGGTTATGCATGAGTTAAAAACTCCTATTGCAAAAGGTAGAATTGTAAGTGAACTTATAGACGATGAGAAACAAAAAAATAGAATAATTACTATTTTTGAAAAGCTTAATTTTCTTATTGATGATTTTGCAAAAGTTGAGCAGATAGTTTCAAATAATTATGAGTTAAATATGTATCCTTGTGGAATTGATACTATTGTTCAAAAATCTATTGAGATGCTGATGCTTGATAAAGAAGACGATATCTCACTTGAGAATATTTCCACTAATAAGATAAAAGTAGATTTGGATTTATTCTCTTTAGCTCTTAAAAACCTTATAGATAATGGACTAAAATACTCAACTGATACAAAGATTGTAATTAGACAAGAGTCAAATAGATTATTGTTTATATCAAATGCTAAAGTGCTGAATAAACCATTAGAAGAGTATTTTAAACCATTTCATAATGATACAAAACTAAAAAATCATGGTATGGGACTAGGTCTTTACATTACACACTCAATTGTTCAAATGCACGGTATGAAATTAGATTATGAACATAAAGGTAATCAGAATATTTTCAAGGTAGTATTTAATAGTTTATAG
- a CDS encoding bifunctional 3,4-dihydroxy-2-butanone 4-phosphate synthase/GTP cyclohydrolase II, whose product MTPIQRVLEAIQEIKKGNMVIMVDDEDRENEGDLVYASAFSTPKHVNFMAMHARGLICVALSKSIATRLELNPMVSSNTSSYETAFTVSVDAKNALTGISAGERDDTIKILANPISHADELVKPGHIFPLIAKDGGTLVRTGHTEGSVDLCRLAGLSESAVICEIIKEDGTMARRDDLDIFGEKNNLKTVFISDIVEYRLANERLVNETKVEEIDFFGVKVKQHTFVDHDNVEHTAIVFYNAGEVSNVRVHNVIPDIELLLNQKKYNNLVSSIDYLKKNSGVLVFINKTNHQDNAAMKEIGTGAQILKSLGISKMNLLTSLKQTEFVGLGGFGLEVNEIINI is encoded by the coding sequence ATGACACCTATACAAAGAGTACTTGAAGCTATCCAAGAGATTAAAAAAGGTAATATGGTCATTATGGTAGATGATGAAGATAGAGAAAATGAAGGTGATTTAGTATATGCCTCTGCTTTCTCAACCCCTAAACATGTTAACTTTATGGCTATGCATGCAAGAGGTTTAATCTGTGTTGCCCTTAGTAAGTCTATAGCTACTAGACTTGAGCTTAACCCAATGGTTAGCTCAAACACATCTTCTTATGAAACAGCGTTTACTGTATCTGTAGATGCTAAAAATGCTCTTACAGGTATTTCTGCAGGTGAGAGAGATGACACTATTAAAATTCTTGCAAATCCTATCTCTCATGCAGATGAGTTAGTAAAACCAGGACATATTTTTCCTCTTATTGCTAAAGATGGTGGCACGCTAGTTAGAACTGGGCACACTGAGGGTTCAGTAGATCTGTGTCGTTTAGCCGGTCTTAGTGAGTCTGCAGTTATTTGTGAGATTATAAAAGAAGATGGAACAATGGCAAGACGTGATGACCTTGATATCTTTGGAGAGAAAAACAATCTTAAAACTGTTTTTATTTCTGATATTGTTGAGTATCGTTTAGCAAATGAAAGACTTGTAAATGAAACGAAGGTTGAAGAGATAGACTTTTTTGGTGTAAAAGTTAAGCAACATACTTTTGTAGATCATGACAATGTTGAGCATACTGCGATTGTATTTTACAATGCCGGTGAAGTGTCAAATGTAAGAGTTCACAATGTTATACCTGACATCGAACTTCTTTTAAATCAGAAAAAATATAATAACCTTGTAAGCTCAATAGACTATTTAAAGAAAAACAGCGGTGTTTTAGTTTTTATCAACAAAACAAACCATCAAGATAATGCAGCTATGAAAGAGATTGGAACTGGTGCTCAGATCCTAAAATCTCTTGGTATTTCTAAAATGAATCTTCTAACATCTCTTAAGCAAACAGAATTTGTTGGTCTAGGTGGCTTTGGGTTAGAAGTCAACGAAATAATAAATATTTAG